Proteins found in one Paraburkholderia caballeronis genomic segment:
- a CDS encoding H-NS histone family protein: protein MSQYSELKAQIARLTEQAEEARRTEIADVIAAIREKIAEYGLSAQDLGFATAAKRGRPPKKAPLPPRYQDPKTGATWSGRGKPPKWIAGKNRERYLIG from the coding sequence ATGTCGCAATATTCGGAACTCAAGGCTCAGATCGCCAGACTGACGGAGCAGGCGGAAGAGGCGCGGCGCACCGAGATCGCCGACGTGATCGCGGCTATCCGCGAGAAGATCGCCGAATACGGCCTGAGCGCGCAGGATCTGGGTTTCGCCACCGCGGCGAAGCGCGGGCGCCCGCCGAAAAAGGCGCCGCTGCCGCCGCGCTATCAGGATCCGAAGACCGGTGCGACGTGGAGCGGGCGGGGCAAGCCGCCGAAATGGATCGCCGGCAAGAATCGCGAACGTTATCTGATCGGTTAG